Below is a window of Nitrososphaerota archaeon DNA.
TTAGAGATTGGTAAAATAAGACTAGTCATTGCAATTCCAGATAATTACAAATTCAAATCAATCGATGAAATGATTGCATCATATGCAAAACAAAAAAAGATACTGCGAATATCTTCTGAATATCTCACTACTGCGTCAAAGTACCTAAAACAGCAAAAATCATACAAAAAATTCTACGGAAACAAGGACCCACAAATCGTCACACCATGGATGCGTATTGGCAATAACAAAAATGTCCAAATCCACCTCTCGTTTGGGGCAACCGAAGCAAAGCCTCCAGACGCAGTTGACGCAATAATGGATGTTACCGAGACAGGAACCACACTGGAGCAAAACCAGCTCAAAATCACAGAAACTGTAATGGAATCAAGCGCCCACTTAATTGCAAACAAAAACGCACTGCAAGACAAGACAAAACGTGAAAAGATCTATGACATTCTAACTATGATGCGTGGCGCAGTACAGGGAAGAAAATATCTGCACATTTACCTAAATGTGGAGGAAAAAAATCTCCCCAAGCTACTATCTAGTCTACCATCGCTGAAAAGACCTACGGTTAGCCCCCTAAGTCAGAAGGGATGGTATGGAATTAACACAGTAGTTCTAAAATCTGAATTTCACAAAATGATTCCAAAGCTTCGCAAAATAGCTCAAGGATTGGTAGTCCACGAGCCGCGCCAAATATTGGAGCTTGAGGAGATAAAGCGTGATGAAGAGAATTGATGAAAATAATCTCAATTACAAAGGCTCTTTCCCTAGCACAAAAAACTAGAAAAAATCAAAACATTCAGGCAGTTCAGGCGATAATAAGCCAAGTGGAAAAAAGCGGGGATTCGGCCCTTTTCGGATTTGAAAAAAAATTCAATGGTGTAAATCTCAAAAGTCTCTTGGTTTCAAAAAAAGAAATCACGGATGCATACGCACTTGTTACAAAAGACCAAATCGATGCAATAACTGAGGCAAAAAAAAGACTGACCAGAACTGAATCTATGCTAAAAAGAAAGCTAGGAAAAATAATCGTAAAAACAAATGGCACAAAAATCACAAAATCCTTTGAGCCTCTAGACAAAGTTGGTTGCTATGTTCCAGGAGGACTGGCACAATACACAAGTTCGGCCATAATGTCC
It encodes the following:
- the hisG gene encoding ATP phosphoribosyltransferase, yielding MAGVKFAIPKGSLEEAVFALMEKSWTKVSRKSRTYIVKLDDPQITVKMLRPQEIPTFVSEGLYDVGITGKDWISETKSDVEALLDLEIGKIRLVIAIPDNYKFKSIDEMIASYAKQKKILRISSEYLTTASKYLKQQKSYKKFYGNKDPQIVTPWMRIGNNKNVQIHLSFGATEAKPPDAVDAIMDVTETGTTLEQNQLKITETVMESSAHLIANKNALQDKTKREKIYDILTMMRGAVQGRKYLHIYLNVEEKNLPKLLSSLPSLKRPTVSPLSQKGWYGINTVVLKSEFHKMIPKLRKIAQGLVVHEPRQILELEEIKRDEEN